A part of Acropora palmata chromosome 6, jaAcrPala1.3, whole genome shotgun sequence genomic DNA contains:
- the LOC141883888 gene encoding uncharacterized protein LOC141883888: MSSEGGFGRSNNHNDGGRPSKFLYSGKNIKSNPWNSNEDGLGNDLDHSLKPKNTFMKTKDFHNSPGSQLDDVWSIRKNVQVSQAGKKGTVLNGSKSTSSYYSRHGGLSGGEIEGSLLPKGHNNSFSGSNDDHKSWSIARSSNFSYSNKGKFSPGNGDALTKNQPDDILDSGCYPKVGENDMVHKKNLLNSKLRMAGAPQIANREMSARTRRAKKMHDAHLRSMGLGQFTPSSNASQNPPETEQDNDNYYDDF; the protein is encoded by the exons ATGTCCTCTGAAGGGGGATTTGGGCGATCAAACAACCACAATGATG gCGGCCGACCAAGCAAATTTTTGTACTCAGGGAAAAACATTAAGAGTAATCCATGGAACAGCAACGAAGACGGCCTGGGAAATGACCTAGACCATAGCTTAAAACCTAAAAATACGTTCATGAAAACGAAAGATTTTCATAATTCGCCAG GTTCCCAACTGGATGATGTCTGGAGTATACGCAAAAATGTTCAAGTTAGCCAAGCTGGCAAGAAAGGAACGGTTCTAAACGGGAGTAAATCGACTTCTTCATATTATTCAAGACACGGAGGATTAAGTG GAGGTGAAATAGAGGGTTCTCTATTACCCAAAGGACataacaatagcttttcagGTTCAAATGATG ACCACAAATCATGGAGTATTGCTCGAAGCTCCAACTTCTCATATTCTAATAAAGGGAAATTTAGCCCAGGAAATGGGGATGCCCTGACTAAAAATCAACCAGATGACATTTTAGACTCTGGATGTTACCCTAAAGTGGGTGAAAATGATATGGTGCACAAGAAAAACCTTTTAAATAGCAAGTTGAGGATGGCTGGAG CACCTCAGATTGCTAATAGAGAAATGTCAGCAAGGACAAGGCGTGCCAAAAAGATGCACGATGCACATCTACGATCAATGGGCTTGGGTCAGTTTACACCAAGCAGTAATGCATCACAGAATCCACCAGAAACAGAACAAGACAATGATAACTATTATGATGACTTCTAA